The following proteins are encoded in a genomic region of Vulpes vulpes isolate BD-2025 chromosome X, VulVul3, whole genome shotgun sequence:
- the LOC112912408 gene encoding melanoma-associated antigen 8-like encodes MLGPGAVASGPRRQDGPGPSAERREDLRENCGGPPPHLQASTRGPPSPRDGGTGPPLGAGGRPWGGRTPSATREMRLGGWGGSKNWQRSRGLGGRQEALSSGLFFVPPEEGSETAWSPPQSPQSAGPSPSGRAASGWSQVEFAGPSGPEEEIWNPWEVPEYAQPYAQGGDAMLMSGADLVGFLLRKYLDKQPTSQAEVLEVLSPDMQDAWPEIWGQACECMQLVFGVEVKEVDPVAHSYVLVTVLGLSYDGVLSGEQGLPTTGLLVLLLGVILLEGDCAPEQEVWEALGVIGVFAGRQHVIYGEPRELLTHVWVQEGYVEYRQVVGSNPARYEFLWGPRAHEETSKLRVMEYVLWVNSRWPVSSLAPFDEEEWV; translated from the exons atgctggggcctggggcagtggcctCGGGCCCCCGGAGGCAGGACGGGCCCGGGCCCTCCGCGGAGCGGCGTGAGGACCTGAGGGAGAACTGCgggggtcccccaccccaccttcaggCGTCCACCCGCGGCCCGCCCTCCCCGAGAGATGGAGGCACCGGGCcccccctcggggctggggggcggccctggggaggcaggacaCCCTCGGCCACCCGGGAAATGCGcctcgggggctgggg GGGCTCCAAGAACTGGCAGCGCAGCAGGGGCCTTGGTGGCCGGCAGGAGGCCCTCAG CTCTGGCCTGTTCTTTGTGCCCCCAGAGGAGGGGTCTGAGACTGCCTGGAGTCCTCCCCAGAGCCCTCAGAGTGCCGGGCCCTCCCCCAGTGGCAGGGCAGCTAGTGGCTGGAGCCAGGTGGAGTTTGctggccccagtggcccagaggaGGAGATCTGGAACCCCTGGGAGGTGCCCGAATATGCGCAGCCCTATGCCCAAGGAGGAGACGCAATGCTCATGAGTGGAGCTGACCTGGTGGGCTTCCTGCTCCGCAAGTATCTCGACAAGCAGCCCACCAGCCAGGCAGAGGTGCTGGAGGTCCTCAGCCCAGATATGCAGGATGCCTGGCCCGAGATCTGGGGTCAAGCCTGTGAGTGCATGCAGCTGGTCTTTGGCGTGGAAGTGAAGGAAGTGGACCCCGTCGCACACTCCTACGTCCTGGTCACCGTCCTGGGCCTCAGCTACGATGGGGTGCTGAGCGGTGAGCAGGGCCTGCCCACGACCGGactcctggtgctgctgctgggggtGATCCTCCTGGAGGGCGACTGTGCCCCCGAGCAGGAGGTGTGGGAAGCCCTGGGGGTCATAGGGGTGTTTGCCGGCAGGCAGCACGTCAtctatggggagcccagggagctccTCACCCACGTCTGGGTGCAGGAAGGCTACGTGGAGTACCGCCAGGTGGTGGGCAGCAACCCTGCTCGCTACGAGttcctgtgggggcccagggcccacgAGGAGACCAGCAAGCTACGGGTCATGGAGTATGTGCTATGGGTTAATAGCAGGTGGCCGGTTTCCTCCCTGGCCCCGTTTGATGAGGAAGAGTGGGTCTGA